Within the Debaryomyces hansenii CBS767 chromosome E complete sequence genome, the region CTTGATTGAACGagaatcattattattagagTCTTCATCACGCAATTCAACTGGAAGATTCGATAATATTTCCTTGTGAGCTGAGGGATGAACGAACTTATCAGCTAGCGTGAAATTCTGCATTGGCGGCTTGAATTCTGCACCAGGAACTTGCGCTTGAGGCTCAAGCGATTCTTGTTTTGCTTTCTCTTCaactttttgttttttatCCACCGATAATTGTTCAAAATCGACAAGcttaaatttataatagtTTGTCCAAGTTTCGTCCGCCATTTCTCTATaagtattcaataaaagatTAAATTGTAAGTTATTGTGTAGCATTTCCAAATTGACGcaatcatcaatatcttctcTTTGTTTATTAAGTATAGACTCAACAAGTGGCTTATTGAATCTATCGTGCATTAATCCCTTGACATTAGCGTTATACCTTTTATTATTGAGTTTGGAGATATCCTTTGTGACTTTGTGTGGAGTTTTGATAGACTTAGAATTTGAAGCCATTGGaattttattcattttACTGATCAAAGCTGCATCCTTATAGTTTCCACTTCCAGGACCTCTATAACTTTtggtataataatatttcgCATGATTGTAATTATCACTTTCATTGGTAAATACTAATTGCTGAACATTTTTTGCTAACTTGACATTGTCACCAAATAATAACGATGAGCCTGAAGATGAACCAATTGGTTTCTTcatatctttcaaaatagatGCCGATAATCCAGCATTTGGAGTATTTGTAGTTACAAAGTAATTTGGAACCTTGCAGAAATGATTTACATTAAATTCCTGAATGTACCCTTGACCCGGTATTATAGACTCCGTAAGGTCGATCGTATTAGGGTCTACATTAGTATTATGTTTCTTCGATCTTCCAATCGGTTTTCCTTTCCGTCTCTTCTCTTTAACTTGATTTTCATTGGTTCTTTCATGTTCTAGAACCTCAATCAACGAATAATCGTATTCTCTGCAAATTAATTCTCTCTCATTGACAAATAATTTGCTGTTCCCTAAGAATTTCTGATAAACAGGCGTGCTCATGTAGTAATTGAACTTCGTTAGGTTGGTCAACGTGTTAAACGAAGAGTGATTCAACTGCGACGAAAAGTCTACCAAGCCGTACTGAGGGAATACCTGGCTTATGGTAATCTTATCATCACCCGAACCAACAACCCGCCTATTCACCCCAATATTGTCCTCGTCGTCGTCCACAGAAATATCATCCCCAACAAGGACTTCCTTATTGGATACAACCAGATATAAAAACTGAGCATCAATGTAGAATAGCTTGTACTTCAATTCAGACTCATCTATTAGACTCTTCTCCAATAACCATTCGTTTATGGTACAATCTGTCGTATATAAAAACTCTCCTTTGTTCGTCCCCGTACCTTTCACAAGATGTTTTATTAACTGGTACGACGATGGGTAGTTCCATATTTTTGCTACGTCTTTCACGAGCACTCGATACGTTTCGTTCAATAGGAATACTGGCACTTTGAAGGAATTCAACGACGCAGTACAGTCGTCGCCCGTAGGAGAACAAATCGCAACCTTCACACGCTTGAATGTCCCCGTAGGCACCTCGACATTTGACGTGACATATATGACATCAACAGGCTCTTGTATTGATACCATAGTGGTACTTCTGTTCTCTTGTTACTGTACTAATCTGGCCCATTCCCATACTAGAACGCTTTGAAAAACATCCCAGTAAGACATACTGCATATAACCAACTTGGCCTTCTGCTAATGTACCTCTCAGCAGGTCTCCCATTAGGCTGTTTCTCGTGGTTAACATTCCTAGTACCGCCCTTACCAACAGTTAAACCACTACCAAGGAGGCTCCAGGTCCCCAAGAAGTCGTTTGGAGCGATAATGCTGACAGGAGACACACCCCTTCTAGTAGGATATTGCTTCCGCTTAAGGAAGAATGACAATACAACACCTCTCCGATTGGGACGCGACCCGTAAGTAATTGTGAGCATACACCCTCATATAGTCGTATAACAGGACTGGGTGTATACTACAAAGCGAAACAACCTATCCATGCAGAAATCACTGGCTGAAAAGAACTATTCATCAAGACATGTCGCCGTACTATACTAATCGTTTATCTAAACCCCAAAGTTTCCTCTCCTACCGTCCCGTTTTCTCTTTGCTAGGAGCTGGTCACTGTTGTGATATCCTGCACATAATCCGTGCtcaaattttcaacaaaaattgaaaacttaaCGATTGGAATCGATCTCTCATGGGAgaacaaatatttcaataaataaattagattTAACGATTAATACATCTAATTAATACTAGTTAATCGGCAAATATAGTTTACAACGATGGGATTATCTTTTTCTAAATTGTTTTCTGGTCTTTTTGGCCGCAAAGAAATGAGAATTTTAATGGTTGGTTTAGATGCTGCCGGTAAGACCAccattttatataaattgaagTTAGGTGAAATTGTCACCACTATTCCAACTATCGGATTCAACGTCGAAACCGTTGACTATAAGAACATTTCTTTTACCGTCTGGGATGTCGGTGGACAAGATAAGATTCGTCCATTATGGAGATATTATTTCCAAAACACACAAGGGATTATTTTCGTTGTTGATTCCAACGATAGAGACCGTATTGCGGAAGCCAGAGAAGAATTACAACAAATGTTGAACGAAGACGAGTTGAGAGATGCGTTATTGTTGGTGTTGGCCAACAAACAAGATTTACCAAACGCCATGAACGCAGCTGAAATCACCGAAAAATTAGGATTACATTCGATCAGACAACGTCCATGGTACATCCAGGCCACTTGTGCCACCTCGGGTGACGGGTTATACGAGGGTTTGGAATGGTTATCCACcaacttgaagaattctGCTTAATTTTACTATAGGTCATGTAAGTCATTCTATAATaagatttaattttaatcgTCGAAAATGTGCTAATGTTGGTTCTGAGGTCCAAGCTTGACCAATGTCAAAGACCGAATTGATCTTTTCACGTTTATccatttattttatatcactaagaaatcaatttttgttaATCCGCCATCTCTTCGGTGTCTTCGTGTTCTGGATTCGCCGTGGTTCTTGTACCATGATGTAGCTAGCTTACTatctatataattaatcAACCTTTCGAATAATAGATGACTGTTGGTTTATCCTTGTTGCATCTAAACGCAGCATTCATTTGACTACGTAGAATCGATATATTGGCCGTTTTGATCCATTCTGTAGGGTTTTGCTACTTTTTCACCTTTTTTCGACCACGTATCAACAATCGCACTGCTTTTCTCTACGTTTATTTCTTATCATACAATTTTCGTACATCTCTATAAGGCAAACGTACCTTATATAGACTCATTCGAATATAGAAATGTAGCCAACTTCCATACAATACATCCTTTAAGCTTTGTGGGCAAGAAATACTTCCCTGCGTGTCGATTCATTAAGTCCGAAACCAAGCAATTGTGTTACGATCTGATTATTGAAACCATTCTTTCTACATTTCAGATATCATTTCAGATATCTCCCTTCAGATATTGAAAGCTggttata harbors:
- a CDS encoding DEHA2E01980p (similar to Candida albicans CA5094 IPF1387), translated to MLTITYGSRPNRRGVVLSFFLKRKQYPTRRGVSPVSIIAPNDFLGTWSLLGSGLTVGKGGTRNVNHEKQPNGRPAERYISRRPSWLYANRSTTMVSIQEPVDVIYVTSNVEVPTGTFKRVKVAICSPTGDDCTASLNSFKVPVFLLNETYRVLVKDVAKIWNYPSSYQLIKHLVKGTGTNKGEFLYTTDCTINEWLLEKSLIDESELKYKLFYIDAQFLYSVVSNKEVLVGDDISVDDDEDNIGVNRRVVGSGDDKITISQVFPQYGLVDFSSQLNHSSFNTLTNLTKFNYYMSTPVYQKFLGNSKLFVNERELICREYDYSLIEVLEHERTNENQVKEKRRKGKPIGRSKKHNTNVDPNTIDLTESIIPGQGYIQEFNVNHFCKVPNYFVTTNTPNAGLSASILKDMKKPIGSSSGSSLLFGDNVKLAKNVQQLVFTNESDNYNHAKYYYTKSYRGPGSGNYKDAALISKMNKIPMASNSKSIKTPHKVTKDISKLNNKRYNANVKGLMHDRFNKPLVESILNKQREDIDDCVNLEMLHNNLQFNLLLNTYREMADETWTNYYKFKLVDFEQLSVDKKQKVEEKAKQESLEPQAQVPGAEFKPPMQNFTLADKFVHPSAHKEILSNLPVELRDEDSNNNDSRSIKNPLYYTATYPDVNNPELLNKVEVVKLPNANAIGWDNMRKYKRD
- a CDS encoding DEHA2E02002p (highly similar to uniprot|P19146 Saccharomyces cerevisiae YDL137W ARF2 ADP-ribosylation factor GTPase of the Ras superfamily involved in regulation of coated formation vesicles in intracellular trafficking within the Golgi) codes for the protein MGLSFSKLFSGLFGRKEMRILMVGLDAAGKTTILYKLKLGEIVTTIPTIGFNVETVDYKNISFTVWDVGGQDKIRPLWRYYFQNTQGIIFVVDSNDRDRIAEAREELQQMLNEDELRDALLLVLANKQDLPNAMNAAEITEKLGLHSIRQRPWYIQATCATSGDGLYEGLEWLSTNLKNSA